Proteins encoded within one genomic window of Setaria italica strain Yugu1 chromosome IV, Setaria_italica_v2.0, whole genome shotgun sequence:
- the LOC101755272 gene encoding metalloendoproteinase 2-MMP, giving the protein MTMASTTSPLLVLLSAMAVAALVAAPVSSADLPSTFADIASKIPNPWSAFRNLTGCHFGEEQQGVAKLKDYLAHFGYLPESSGFTDIFDADLEEAIKVYQRNFGLNITGVMDATTVAQMMAPRCGVADVINGTSTMGASSHAHGRNLYSYFPGSPSWPRSKKRLTYAITDTAATTIDRATLSRVFARAFARWSAATTLNFTETASARDADITIGFHAGDHGDGEAFDGPLGTLAHAFSPTDGRFHLDAAEAWVAAGDVSRASSDVAVDLESVAVHEIGHLLGLGHSSEPGAIMYPTITSRTRKVDLASDDVVGIQSLYGGNPNFKGVPTTTPATSSRDMDSGAAGARSRPWDALVAVLAAAAGLVVAL; this is encoded by the coding sequence ATGACCATGGCCAGCaccacctctcctctcctcgtCCTGCTCTCcgccatggcggtggcggcgctcgtcgCAGCACCAGTCTCGTCGGCGGACCTGCCATCCACCTTCGCGGACATCGCGTCCAAGATCCCCAACCCGTGGTCGGCCTTCAGGAACCTCACCGGCTGCCACTTCGGCGAGGAGCAGCAGGGCGTCGCCAAGCTCAAGGACTACCTCGCCCACTTCGGCTACCTCCCGGAGTCTTCCGGGTTCACCGACATCTTCGACGCCGACCTGGAGGAGGCCATCAAGGTGTACCAGCGCAACTtcggcctcaacatcaccggcGTGATGGACGCGACCACGGTGGCCCAGATGATGGCGCCGCGGTGCGGCGTCGCCGACGTCATCAACGGCACCTCCACCATGGGCGCCTCATCCCACGCTCACGGCCGGAACCTCTACTCCTACTTCCCGGGTTCCCCGTCGTGGCCGCGCTCCAAGAAGAGACTCACGTACGCCATTACCGACACCGCCGCGACGACCATCGACCGGGCGACGCTGAGCCGGGTGTTCGCGCGGGCCTTCGCGCGGtggtcggcggcgacgacgctcAACTTCACGGAGACCGCGTCGGCGCGGGACGCCGACATCACCATCGGGTTCCACGCGGGGgaccacggcgacggcgaggcgttCGACGGGCCGCTCGGCACGCTGGCGCACGCCTTCTCGCCGACGGACGGGCGGTTCCACCTGGACGCCGCCGAGGCGtgggtggccgccggcgacgtgtCGCGGGCGTCCTCGGACGTGGCCGTGGACCTCGAGTCCGTGGCCGTGCACGAGATCGGGCACCTCCTCGGGCTCGGCCACTCGTCGGAGCCCGGCGCCATCATGTACCCGACCATCACCTCGCGCACCAGGAAGGTGGACCTGGCATCGGACGACGTCGTGGGAATCCAGAGCCTGTACGGGGGCAACCCCAACTTCAAGGGCGtcccgacgacgacgccggccacGAGCAGCCGGGACATGGacagcggcgccgccggcgcgcgctcCCGGCCGTGGGACGCGTTGGTTGCCGTCCTAGCGGCGGCCGCTGGGCTCGTGGTGGCGTTGTAG